In Terriglobus aquaticus, the genomic window TTGTCAGCACGCCCGTGCCGCCCAACTCCGCACGTGCAGAGCGCGCGTCCTATGTGGTGCTGATGTCGCTGGACGCGTTTCGTTACGACTACCTGCAGAAGTACGACGCGCCGAACCTGCAGCGACTTGCCAAGCAGGGAGCGACCGCTCCCGAAGGCATGATCCCGTCCTACCCTTCGCTGACCTTCCCGAACCACTACACGCTGGTGACGGGCCTGTTGCCGGAGCATTCCGGCATGGTGGCCAACGGCTACTACGACGCCGTGCGCGACCAGCAGTACTCCATGAGCAAGACCTCCGGCGATGGCACCTGGTACCACGGCGTTCCGCTGTGGTCGCTGGCGGAGCAGCAGGGCATGCGCGCGGCGTCGTTCTTCTGGCCCACGTCCGACGCCGAGATCGCGGGCGAGCGCCCGGCCTACTACGTCCCTTTCGACGACAAGTTCGACGACGAGAAGCGCGTTCAGCAGGTGCTGGCGTGGCTAGCGCTGCCGCCCGAGCAGCGGCCGCACCTGATCACGCTGTACTACAGCAACGTGGATCATGCCGGGCACAACTTCGGACCGGACTCGCCTGAGACGCGCGAGGCCGTCCACCACGTAGACGAGCTGATCGGCGAGTTAAAGCATGGCCTGGACGCTACCGGCCTGCCCATCGATCTGGTCGTCGTCGCCGACCATGGCATGGTGCGCGTCAACCCGGAGCCCGTGATCCTCGACCAGTACGCAGATCTGAGCAAGTTCCGAACGGTGGGATCGCTGCTCTACGCTCCGGACGAAGCCACGGCCGAAGCGGCCTACCGGCAGTTCCGCGCACATCCCGATCCGCGCTTCACGGCATACCGCCGCAAGGACGTGCCGGCACAACTTCAATACAACGACAATCCGCGTGAGGGCGATCCCGTGATGGTTGCCAACGGGCCGTACACGATCCATGCCCATCCCCGGACCGAGGGCAAGGACAACCTTGGCGAACACGGCTTCGATCCTGCGGTGGTTCCGGAGATGAAGGCGCTCTTCGTTGCGGAGGGCCCGGGGGTGCGGCACACCACTCTGGCGTCATTTCCCAACGTCGATGTGTATGACTTCGTCTGCGCCCTGCTGCACCTGAAGCCTGCACCGAACGACGGCGCGCTGGGTCCGCTCAAGCCCGCGTTGCGGCACAAATAAGATCGGCAGCGCATGCGCGCTGCCGATCTCTGCTGC contains:
- a CDS encoding alkaline phosphatase family protein — its product is MRRLLQCLVPALLCFAASAPAQTIAPVVSTPVPPNSARAERASYVVLMSLDAFRYDYLQKYDAPNLQRLAKQGATAPEGMIPSYPSLTFPNHYTLVTGLLPEHSGMVANGYYDAVRDQQYSMSKTSGDGTWYHGVPLWSLAEQQGMRAASFFWPTSDAEIAGERPAYYVPFDDKFDDEKRVQQVLAWLALPPEQRPHLITLYYSNVDHAGHNFGPDSPETREAVHHVDELIGELKHGLDATGLPIDLVVVADHGMVRVNPEPVILDQYADLSKFRTVGSLLYAPDEATAEAAYRQFRAHPDPRFTAYRRKDVPAQLQYNDNPREGDPVMVANGPYTIHAHPRTEGKDNLGEHGFDPAVVPEMKALFVAEGPGVRHTTLASFPNVDVYDFVCALLHLKPAPNDGALGPLKPALRHK